A stretch of the Nicotiana tabacum cultivar K326 chromosome 6, ASM71507v2, whole genome shotgun sequence genome encodes the following:
- the LOC107804144 gene encoding uncharacterized protein LOC107804144: MEKSNFKSNSNSNSNSSSNSNHSNHHRNFHRQNSHISMSDTDSQVSQMDSFHSPLRSDSPLRSDEPFPDQRSTKSLSSKALVSVDKYYSPLRSPRKPSWENLSLPPTPTPPSEAGNKDRNSARTMNFSRAVREDMTAGVTKVGPVRGGDVEGGELAGGERPPPRTPGRSKRELMLNRAALGFRVCELILCCISFSIMVSDKTEGWSGDSYDRYKEYRYCVAVNIIGFVYSAFQACDLAYNLASWKHFFSHHVRYHFDFSMDQILAYLLMSASSCAATRADDWISNWGKDEFTEMATASIGLSFLAFIAFAFSSLISGYNLCNRNSS; the protein is encoded by the exons ATGGAGAAATCCAATTTCAAATCGAATTCCAATTCCAATTCCAATTCAAGTTCCAACTCCAATCACAGCAACCACCACCGGAATTTTCACAGGCAGAATAGTCACATATCAATGTCGGACACCGACTCACAGGTGAGTCAAATGGACTCGTTTCACTCACCTCTCCGATCCGACTCACCTCTCCGTTCCGATGAACCCTTTCCCGATCAACGCTCGACCAAGTCTCTGTCCTCAAAAGCCTTGGTATCAGTCGACAAATATTACTCTCCACTTCGATCTCCCCGTAAACCTTCCTGGGAGAATTTAAGCTTACCTCCGACACCTACTCCACCGTCGGAAGCCGGCAACAAGGATCGGAATTCGGCGCGGACGATGAATTTTAGTAGGGCGGTTAGGGAGGATATGACTGCTGGGGTGACGAAAGTGGGGCCGGTTCGCGGCGGTGACGTGGAAGGTGGAGAGTTAGCCGGAGGGGAGAGGCCGCCTCCGAGGACACCAGGGCGTTCGAAGAGGGAACTGATGCTGAacagggcggcgttagggtttagggtttgtgAGTTAATTTTGTGCTGTATTTCTTTCTCGATCATGGTATCTGATAAAACTGAAGGTTGGAGCGGTGACTCTTATGATCGGTACAAGGAGTACAG GTATTGCGTCGCTGTTAATATTATTGGATTTGTATACTCTGCATTTCAAGCGTGTGATCTAGCATACAATTTGGCAAGTTGGAAACACTTTTTCTCTCACCACGTGCGATATCATTTTGATTTCTCGATGGATCAG ATATTGGCTTATCTTCTTATGTCAGCATCTTCTTGTGCTGCAACGAGGGCAGATGACTGGATTTCAAATTGGGGAAAAGATGAGTTTACGGAGATGGCAACAGCATCTATTGGGTTATCCTTCCTGGCTTTTATAGCCTTTGCCTTTAGCTCCCTCATATCTGGTTACAACCTCTGCAACCGTAATTCCTCATGA